From the genome of Meriones unguiculatus strain TT.TT164.6M chromosome 17, Bangor_MerUng_6.1, whole genome shotgun sequence:
aggccagcccaggctacaggagaccctgtgttagaaaaggaaaccaaaaaaagttgttttttgtttttttgttttgttttgtgttgttttaatcaaagaactaaaaatacgaagaaaagagaaacaaactgcGTTGAGGAAAGCCTGACCGGTAGGGGGCGGTATTAGGGCGTAGGGAGGCCGACTCGCCGAGGCCACGCCCCCGCTCGCTGATTGGACGCACAGGCACGGCGCGCCGTTGTGATTGGCGAGCGCGGCCGTCGCTCCGAGGCTTCGCCCGTTGAGGCGGCTCCAGGGAGCGGCGGCCGGCTGGGCTCGCGGGCGGCGCGCGGGCGGCGGTGGGGGCTGCGGCCGCGATGTCGCCTCCGCCGCGCGACGCGGGCCCCGGGCCGCCGCGGGCGCTGCCCCTCGCCGCGCGGCTGAGCTTCGGGGTCGGCCACTTCCTCAACGACCTGTGCGCCAGCATGTGGTTCACCTACCTGCTGCTGTTCCTGCACTCCGTGCGCGGCTACAGCTCGCGCGGCGccgggctgctgctgctgctcggCCAGGTTGCCGACGGGCTCTGCACGCCGCTCGTGGGCTACGAGGCGGATCGCGCCGCGTGCGCGCGCTGCGGGCCACGCAAGGCCTGGCACCTAGCGGGTGAGCCGTCCTCCAACTGTCACTCTGTGTGTGCCcgttctccttccctcccctgtgTCCGTTCTCCCCCTCTTAACTGTCACCCTATGTGTGTCTGTCCTTCCTCCTACTGTAACCCAATGTCTCTCCTACCATCCTGTTACCCTATGTGTGTCTGTCCTCCCTCCCATTGTCACTCCATGTCCGTCTACTCATCCCGTGTGTCTGTCTCCTCCTACCCACTGTCTCCCTGTGTCCGTCCTTCCTCCTACTGTCACTCCATGTGtgtctgtcctccctccctctgtcaccCGCTGTCCGTCTACTCCTCCCGCTGTCACCCGTTGTCTTGCCACCCCCTGTGCTACCCCTTGTGTTCCTCCCCTCTCGCCCTATGTCCGTCTAACTGTATCTAACTGTCACCCTGTGTCTGACCTCCCTCTGACTGTTATCCTGTGTCCATCATGTTGCATCTTGGGGATCCCTGTCATCTTGGACCATGTCTTTCCCTTCCCTGactgtcatcttttgtggcttggccttccttctccctctgtccctccaaaACAGCCACCCGCTCTTCAGCTCTTCATCCTGAGTTCACATCCTGGCTGCCCAGCTGGGTGCCCCTCAGTGTCTCTTGGTGGACGCTGAGGAGGTTGGCCGTGGCGTCGAAGCTGCTCCTTGTGGAATCCCAGGTTCCACCAGGCCCTTCCTCTGGGTGGTGATTACAGAGCCCAGCCCGGCCTCTTGACATTTTTTTCGAGACAGCGCTGGCCCCAGGCTGGAAGGTCGGCGGCAGCTGCTTGCCTGGGGGCTGGAATTTCTAGTTTCTCAGGATTGTTCGAGGCCGTAGACCCAGGAAGATTCCGGGACGAGGAGAGGGGGCAGTAGTAGCCTGGTATGGGCGTTCAAGGTACAACCTGCACACCTGTCATCATATTGAGAagatgaggcagggggatggcggctTACTGATACCCAGTCTCCGAAAAAGGAAAGAAGTACTCAAAAGGGCTCCTATTTGTGGGGAGATACTGGGCCAGCCTAGCCTTGCAAAGGCCCAGAGCCTGGGTTGGTCTTGAGGGAGTAGCTGAGGTCTGGGGAGGAGCCCCCGGACCCCATCGCTGTGGGACAGCCTGAAGAGGCACCTGGTCAGGTAAGGTGAGGCAGGACAGGATGGGCACTGCAGCAGCGGGCCCACTTCTCTGTGCTACCAGGACCAGGACAGGGGAAGCATCCTCTGGCCAGCCTACgagtcactatgtagcccaggctggcctcagactctgagcctaccgcctctgcctcctggtgccGGTCCCAGAGGAAACCCAGAACCAGGCAAGAACTCTTAGGTTAATCAAGGACCAGAGAGACCGAGCTGCCCATCTGGAGCTGACCCGCCCGACCCTGGCCTGGCCAATGGTTAACCAGGTCTCAGAAACCGCAGGGTGTGGTGTGGTCACGGGAGAGAGTCCACAGGGCCCCCTGGGGCAGCCCCTGCGAATCTGTCCTGCGCCCCTCCTGAGAGTTGGTTTTATTTCTCAATCCAAGGCTTGGGGGTGGTGAGGTCACCTCCAGGCAGGAAGGGGAAGTTGGAAGCCCAGTGCTAGGCAGAGGACCAAGGCTCAGAGTCCTTTCTGCAGAGTTCTCTGTCCCACAAGGCCTCAGGCTCATCCACTTAGAGGCCTCTGCAAGGGTTGGACAGTGTGCTCACAGGGGGCATGGAGTTTCGGCCTCCTTCCCAGCCCTAATGAACCCAgtcctggggaggctgaggcagggggatgaggacttctaggccagcctgggcttgtGATGCCATCGCTGTTCTCCGGACAGAGTGATAATGTCTCCCCTTGTTATTACCCTACCTGGAGTTCACTGTCCCCAGTCTAGCCTGTGTGCCTTGAACACAGAAGGGACTGAGGAGGGGAGTTACCTACCCCAGCCCCTACAGCCTGGCGGGCGACAGAGCAGCTCAGACAGACAGGagcccctgggggtggggtgagggggcTCAGAGGCTGAGGACGACACAGGGCGCTGCGTGAGAGACCTGAGGGTGCGTATGGGGCAGCTAGGCTGGGGCGAGCATGCCAAGGCCGGGGCAGGGTACCCAGTGTGTCCTGGACCATGACAGGCTCTGCTCTGCCCCCAGACTCCTTCCTGCCCAGCTGGGGAAAGAGAGCATGGCGGGGGGTagatgtgattgtgtgtgtgtgtgtgtatgtgtgtgtgtgtgtgtccctgagcAGGACTCCATTGAGAGCCCTTTCTCCCTGTCCTTAATTAAAGCAGGCCACTTAAGGTGACCGGAAGATTCCTGGCAtgccctgtgcctcagtttctccatctgagcagagggtggAGGCTGGGCCCCTCTGTTGTTTGCCTGTCCGGTTGCCCCCTGACCCCTCCATGTGGCCCTTCTGCCATCCCAGGTACCGTCTGTGTCCTGCTGTCATTCCCGTTCATCTTCAGCCCATGTTTGGGCTGCGGGGAGGCCACGCCTGAGTGGGCCGCCCTGCTCTACTACGGACCCTTCATTGTCATCTTCCAGTTTGGCTGGGCGGCCACACAGATTGCCCACCTCAGTCTCATCCCAGAGTTGGTGACCAATGACCACGAGAAGGTGGAGCTCACAGCCCTCAGGTACTGCAGGGCTGGGGACggtgctcttttttatttttatttttttgagacagagtttctctgtgtggccctggctgtcctggaaatcgctctgtagaccaggctggccttgaactcaagacctgcctgcctgtgccaccTCTGACctgctcattttcttttatatatatatatatatataagtattttGAGACACTTTCTTACTAAATTGTGATCCTCCGGCCTCAGCCTCCGGAGCACGATTGTGCCTGGCCTGGAATATACCTCTAGGAGTTGAGGCATTTGACACTTCTGAGGCTGGCAGAGTGGGcttgatcccaggtgtagcccaAACCCAGCTTCCTAGGGTGACTGGATCGGGCGGGGCCCTCCAGGGGCACCCTCCCTTCCGAGACTTGATCGCTGCCCGCAGTGGGCTAGAGCCTATCCCTCGGGAGAACCCTCCCCGGCAGGGCTGCTGCTAGGCCGTCAGGCGCTGGGACTGTGGTGTGCTGACAGAGTTAGCATTTGCTGCCTGGTTTCTGGGGAGCCCTCCAGTCCTGAGACCGCCCCACCCCCGCAGGTACGCCTTCACCGTGGTGGCCAACATCACAGTGTATGGCGCCGCCTGGCTGCTGCTGCACCTGCAGGCCTCCTCGCACTCCGGCCAGGACATCGGTGTGGGGGACCAGCTGGGAGTCCAGGATGTGCCTGTGTTTCGGGTAAGTCAGGGCCTCATGATCGACCCAGACACCCTGAGCCTGGGAGAGCCTTGGCTGACCCCTGCTGTCCTTCCCAGAACCTGGCCTTGCTGGTGGTGGGCTTAGGCGCCATCTTCTCGCTGCTCTTCCACCTGGGGACCAAGGAGGGGCGCCGGCCTAGGCCCCGGGGGTCGGAACCCGACGAGCACAGTCCCCTGGTGGCTCCAGCGGACAGGCCACTGCTGCTCTGGAAACACTGGCTTCGGGAGCCAGCTTTCTATCAGGTACGCTGTGGGGCCAAGGAGACTGGAGAGGAAGGCCATCAGAAGGGCCCAGGGCAGACATTACCTTCTAGTCTACTGTAGAGCAGGCATTACCAATCAATCTCCTACACCGGGGCATAGACTATTCAACAGTCTGCTCCAAGCTCAGCGTGGATGTCACCGATTTCCATTTCACTCCCAGGACAGACATTGCTGATCGCTCCTCCCCTGACTTCTCAGGACAGACGTTGCTGAgtccccatcccccacccaggACAAACAGCACGGACAGCCTTGCATTCCGCATGCAGGGCAAATCCTGGTCTCCACTCCACCCCAGGGACAGACATTACCAGCCGACTTTCATTTCTCAGCCGGGGCAGACAGGGCTAATCCCAGATTTCTTCCCCATAAGCACCCCCCTCCCCCGGAAGCCCTCACATCCCTGACGGGCCTGAGTGCACCAGGCTCCCCTGACCCTTCCTGTCCCCTGCTGATCTGCCCACAGGTGGGCTTGCTGTACATGACCACAAGGCTCATCGTGAACCTGTCTCAGACCTACATTGCCATGTACCTCACCTACTCCCTCAGCCTGCCCAAGGTGAGTCAGTGAGTTGGGGGGGTGAGGGTGGGCAGCCCCTCCCCTTCTGGGCCACTCCTCTGGACCACCCTTGCCTCTCCCTCTGCAGAAGTTCATTGCCACCATCCCCCTGGTGATGTACTTGAGcggcttcttctcctccttcctcatgaAGCCAGTCAACAGGC
Proteins encoded in this window:
- the Mfsd12 gene encoding major facilitator superfamily domain-containing protein 12 isoform X2 is translated as MGVQGTVCVLLSFPFIFSPCLGCGEATPEWAALLYYGPFIVIFQFGWAATQIAHLSLIPELVTNDHEKVELTALRYAFTVVANITVYGAAWLLLHLQASSHSGQDIGVGDQLGVQDVPVFRNLALLVVGLGAIFSLLFHLGTKEGRRPRPRGSEPDEHSPLVAPADRPLLLWKHWLREPAFYQVGLLYMTTRLIVNLSQTYIAMYLTYSLSLPKKFIATIPLVMYLSGFFSSFLMKPVNRRIGRNMTYFVGLLVILAFAAWVALADKLGVAVYGASVLLGAGCATILVTSLSMTADLIGPHTHSGAFVYGAMSFTDKVANGLAVMAVQSLHPCPSELCCGACVGFYHWVMAAVTGGVGVAAALALCSLLIWPIRIRTWNPGDRP
- the Mfsd12 gene encoding major facilitator superfamily domain-containing protein 12 isoform X1, with protein sequence MSPPPRDAGPGPPRALPLAARLSFGVGHFLNDLCASMWFTYLLLFLHSVRGYSSRGAGLLLLLGQVADGLCTPLVGYEADRAACARCGPRKAWHLAGTVCVLLSFPFIFSPCLGCGEATPEWAALLYYGPFIVIFQFGWAATQIAHLSLIPELVTNDHEKVELTALRYAFTVVANITVYGAAWLLLHLQASSHSGQDIGVGDQLGVQDVPVFRNLALLVVGLGAIFSLLFHLGTKEGRRPRPRGSEPDEHSPLVAPADRPLLLWKHWLREPAFYQVGLLYMTTRLIVNLSQTYIAMYLTYSLSLPKKFIATIPLVMYLSGFFSSFLMKPVNRRIGRNMTYFVGLLVILAFAAWVALADKLGVAVYGASVLLGAGCATILVTSLSMTADLIGPHTHSGAFVYGAMSFTDKVANGLAVMAVQSLHPCPSELCCGACVGFYHWVMAAVTGGVGVAAALALCSLLIWPIRIRTWNPGDRP